CTCGCCGTCGACGAAAACGATCTTCTGCCCAAAGCATTCGAAGTTGCGCAGAAGCTGGCCAACGGCTCGCAAACGGCGATTCGCTGGACCAAGTACGCGTTGAACAACTGGCTGCGCTCGGCGGGGCCGGCGTTCGATACGTCGCTCGCGCTGGAATTCATGGGCTTTGCCGGGCCGGATGTGCGCGAAGGCGTGAACTCGCTGCGCGAACGGCGCGCGCCGGATTTCGGCGGCGCCGACCCGTGGCGCGGTCAGCCGTCGAACGGCGGCGCGACAGGCGGCGAGCGCTCCTGAGGCCGCCTTCCGCACGGTATGATCGAAACAGACGCGCGCGGGACGGCGCCCCTTCCTTACCGCTTCTTCTTCAATTTACGCAGCGAGGCGACAAGCATGACCAATACTCCTGATTCCACGCCGCCCTTTCCCGGCTTCCCCGGTTTCCCGCCCGCTGAAATGCTCGAACGCATGTGGGGCATGATGCGGCTGTCGCCGTTCGGCTCGGCTTTTTCGGGTGCGCAGCCGGCCGGCGGCGGCCTCGGACCTTCGCTCTCGATGATGTCCGACATGATGGCGCCGCTCACCAATGTCGAGGAACTCGACAAACGCATCACCGACATGCGGGCGGTCGAGCAATGGCTCAAGCTGAATCTGAGCATGCTGCAGTCCGCGATTCAGGCGCTCGAAGTGCAGCGCGCGACGCTCGCGACACTGCGCGCGTTTGGCGCGTTCGCGCAGTCGTCGATGTCGCAACCCGCGGCGGAGTCGGCCGCGCCGAGTCCCGCGCCCGCGAAGGGCTGGCCGCATCCGGCGGCGCCTGCCCCGGCACCAGCGCCGGCTGCTGCGGCGAGGGCCGCTTCGTCGGCTGAGGAGCCGGCTGGTGGGGAAGAGGAGACGCCAGCCACGCCGCCATTCGACGCATCCGCGTGGTGGAATCTGCTGCAATCGCAGTTCAACCAGATCGCCCAGTTCGCAATGACGCAACCGCCGGCCGCCGGTGCGGGTGCGGAGGCGTCTGATTTTGTCCCGGACGATGCGGCCGCTTCGGCAGCCGGCGGCGAGCCAGCGGCCAACGCGCCGCAGGCGCCGGCGCGAGACGCGGAATCCGCGGAGTCTGCGGCCAAACGGCCGGCGGCGAAGCGAGCGCCGGCGGCCACAAAGCACACGAGCGGCGCAAGCGTCAGCCCGAAAACCACGAAAAAGTCTATTTAAAGGTAGGAATGAAACGCGGTGGCGTGGCGCGGGTATCGACGCCGCACAGAAAGGCGAGTTCGCCGTCTGTCATGGTTTTGACCCCGATCGTCCGCCACACTTCGCGAATCGCACGATTTTTCTTGCGCGAGGTCAGCCAGGCACTGGAATTGCTGCTGTTACGGCGCGGGTTCGGTCAAGTCAGCGTGCTATCATTATGTAAGCTTTTTTTGGGCTTTTGGGCGTGCGCTGAAAACTACCAATCCAGCCGCCCTTGCTCCATTTGCCGCCGGCAACACCGGCGCAGGGCTGGACGGTGCGGTTTTCATCGCAAACTGGCTCGACCTCAGGCACAGGGCATCCCTCACCCACGGTTGGCCGCGCAGCGCGTAACGTAGGGACAGACGCGCAGGCGCAAACGCCTGGACTTCTTTGTCGCCAGGTGCATCTAGGCGGCCGATTACCGCGTAAAATTGACTGCTTGGCCGGCAAACGGTGCACATATGGGTGCGATCCGTTCGTCGTGAGCAAACGTACTACTCGTAGTAGTGACAGACACACACAGTATGCGCAGAACAGGGGTGGGACTATGAACACCATGCTTTATCCGGAACTTTATAAATCGCTCGAATCCGTTCGATGGGACATGGAGAAAGACATTCCCTGGGACAAGTTCGATGCATCGCTATTGACCGACGAGCAGGCAGCGACAATCAAGATGAACGCGATCACCGAATGGTCGGCGTTGCCCGCAACGGAAATGTTTCTGCGTGACAACCATCACGACAGCGATTTCTCCGCGTTCATGAGCGTGTGGTTCTTCGAAGAACAGAAGCATTCGCTGGTGCTGATGGAATATCTGCGCCGCTTCAAGCCGGAAATGTGCCCGACCGAAGAGGAACTGCACGCCGTGCGCTTCGAATTCGATCCGGCGCCGCCGCTCGAAACGCTGATGCTCCACTTCTGCGGCGAAATCCGCCTGAATCACTGGTATCGCCGTGCAGCCGAATGGCACACCGAGCCAGTCATCAAGCAAATCTACGAAACCATCTCGCGCGACGAAGCACGGCATGGCGGCGCGTATCTGCGCTACATGAAGAAGGCGATGGCGCAAACCGGCGACATCGCGCGCGCCGCGTTTGCGAAGATCGGTGTCCTGATGGCATCGGCTCGCCGCACGGAAAAACCGCTGCACCCCACCAACCTGCACGTGAACCAGGCGCTGTTCCCGCGCGACACGATTCAGTCGCGTCTGCCGGATCCGGAATGGCTCGAGCGCTGGCTCGACGAACAGATCCGTTTCGACGACAGTTGGGAAAAGAAAGTGGTCGAGCGCATTCTGCACAACCTATCCATTCTGTTCGAGCGCACGTTCAATACGGCGCAGGAACTGAACCGCTACCGCAAGGAAGTGGTCCTGCGTCTGCAGGCCGATCAAAAGTCGGCTGAACAGCCGGCCTGAGGGTCGCGAGCATGTGACTCGGTTTGCGGCGCCGCGCGCTGCGAACTGGTTTGAAAATGAACGGCCTGGCGCACTCATGTGCGCCAGGCCGTTTTGTTTCATGCGACCCATCGTGTATGGTGACGTCACCTTCCTGTCCTCTCCGATTCCTCCATGGCTGCCATTTTTGAACGCAAGATTCTCACGCGCGATGCACTG
The nucleotide sequence above comes from Paraburkholderia aromaticivorans. Encoded proteins:
- a CDS encoding PhaM family polyhydroxyalkanoate granule multifunctional regulatory protein produces the protein MTNTPDSTPPFPGFPGFPPAEMLERMWGMMRLSPFGSAFSGAQPAGGGLGPSLSMMSDMMAPLTNVEELDKRITDMRAVEQWLKLNLSMLQSAIQALEVQRATLATLRAFGAFAQSSMSQPAAESAAPSPAPAKGWPHPAAPAPAPAPAAAARAASSAEEPAGGEEETPATPPFDASAWWNLLQSQFNQIAQFAMTQPPAAGAGAEASDFVPDDAAASAAGGEPAANAPQAPARDAESAESAAKRPAAKRAPAATKHTSGASVSPKTTKKSI
- a CDS encoding ferritin-like domain-containing protein, which encodes MNTMLYPELYKSLESVRWDMEKDIPWDKFDASLLTDEQAATIKMNAITEWSALPATEMFLRDNHHDSDFSAFMSVWFFEEQKHSLVLMEYLRRFKPEMCPTEEELHAVRFEFDPAPPLETLMLHFCGEIRLNHWYRRAAEWHTEPVIKQIYETISRDEARHGGAYLRYMKKAMAQTGDIARAAFAKIGVLMASARRTEKPLHPTNLHVNQALFPRDTIQSRLPDPEWLERWLDEQIRFDDSWEKKVVERILHNLSILFERTFNTAQELNRYRKEVVLRLQADQKSAEQPA